One region of Candidatus Nitrosocosmicus arcticus genomic DNA includes:
- a CDS encoding class I SAM-dependent methyltransferase has translation MNQLNKESESEKENSMKPKAENVWELGDYRSISTMLSPISAHLVQLMDIQQDALVLDIACGNGNTAITAGRKGANTTGIDITSDLLALAAEEAQIAQVDGITWKEGDAQNLPFEDESFDVVLSSFGHMFAPQPDLVSKEMIRVTKKGGRIGFATWPPELAIGSIFRVNSKYLPKNPNAPPSPILWGIPEVIKERLDELSDIYFERGTTIFPMLSLNHFWEFMSTKYGPLLKTIQILKNPDSANQINLFRDDFLRAINPYVVENGIRLGYLLTVARK, from the coding sequence ATGAATCAACTAAATAAAGAGAGTGAAAGTGAAAAAGAAAACTCCATGAAACCAAAAGCCGAGAATGTATGGGAACTAGGGGATTACCGTAGTATATCTACAATGCTTTCACCCATTTCTGCTCACTTGGTCCAGTTAATGGATATTCAACAAGATGCATTAGTTCTGGATATAGCATGTGGCAATGGTAACACTGCAATTACCGCTGGGAGAAAGGGTGCAAATACAACTGGAATTGATATCACATCCGATCTCTTAGCATTGGCAGCAGAAGAAGCGCAAATTGCACAGGTGGATGGAATAACTTGGAAGGAGGGGGATGCCCAGAACCTACCATTTGAAGATGAATCCTTTGATGTGGTCCTTTCAAGCTTTGGACACATGTTTGCACCCCAACCTGATCTTGTTAGCAAAGAAATGATTCGTGTAACAAAGAAAGGTGGTAGAATAGGATTCGCAACATGGCCGCCCGAATTGGCCATTGGATCGATATTTAGAGTAAACAGTAAATATTTGCCAAAAAACCCCAATGCACCACCATCGCCAATACTGTGGGGAATTCCAGAAGTCATAAAAGAGAGATTAGATGAATTGTCAGACATCTATTTTGAAAGAGGAACAACAATATTTCCGATGCTTAGTCTAAATCACTTTTGGGAGTTTATGAGTACAAAATATGGTCCATTACTTAAAACTATTCAAATATTAAAGAATCCAGATAGTGCTAATCAAATCAATTTGTTTAGAGACGATTTCTTACGCGCAATAAATCCATATGTTGTAGAAAATGGTATAAGGCTGGGTTACCTCTTGACGGTAGCAAGAAAATAA
- a CDS encoding plasmid partition protein ParG gives MTRNLIVRGFDDEIHSQLGDQSKRKGVSINSIVKDAVDQWLKRQNEIPKRHHLLLYDNQESIQRLIKSLDKMTRDDEWFKCFVRSSNTSITDLLEKLEWFDGTIVPYKPSQQDKMKHIKQILQNISQHSNEKEICLVDFLVNDIASSSITEAIHLEKEYDKNRLEGLVFCAYEMNNLFNASTSEMIEMFESHDQVFILNNDQIFKLHLTKENIHKLFLS, from the coding sequence ATGACGCGTAATTTGATAGTTCGAGGCTTTGACGACGAGATTCATTCTCAATTAGGTGATCAATCAAAAAGGAAGGGGGTATCAATAAACTCGATTGTGAAGGACGCCGTAGATCAATGGTTGAAAAGACAAAATGAAATCCCAAAAAGACATCATCTGCTCCTCTATGATAACCAAGAGTCTATCCAACGTCTCATTAAGTCATTAGATAAAATGACTCGAGATGATGAATGGTTCAAGTGTTTTGTTCGTTCTTCAAATACTTCAATTACAGATTTATTAGAAAAACTAGAATGGTTTGATGGAACAATAGTGCCGTACAAACCATCTCAACAAGATAAAATGAAGCACATTAAGCAAATATTGCAAAACATCTCTCAACATTCTAATGAAAAGGAGATTTGCTTAGTAGACTTTCTTGTCAACGATATTGCATCTTCTTCGATTACTGAAGCAATTCATCTTGAAAAGGAATATGACAAAAATAGATTAGAGGGTCTGGTATTTTGTGCATATGAGATGAATAATCTTTTCAATGCATCCACATCAGAAATGATAGAGATGTTTGAATCACATGATCAGGTCTTTATTCTCAACAATGATCAAATATTCAAATTACATTTGACTAAGGAAAATATACATAAACTATTTTTAAGTTGA